GCGGTTGTTTTTGACCGCACTTTTTCATTGGGTTATTTGAATCAATTAACCTGCGACTTGTTTTTCACGAATTTCAGCAAGGGTTTTGCAATCGATACAAAGATCAGCAGTAGGGCGAGCTTCTAAACGACGAATGCCAATTTCTTCCCCACAAGAATCGCAATAACCGAAATCATCGGTGTCCAATTTTTTCAATGTGTATTCAATCTTTTTCATTAATTTACGCTCGCGATCGCGGTTACGTAATTCAAGACTGAATTCTTCTTCTTGGGTCGCACGGTCAGCTGGATCCGGGAAGTTTGACGCTTCATCTTGCATATGAGCAACAGTTCTTGATGCTTCTTCCACAATTTGCTCGTGCCATGCAGTTAAAATTTTTCTGAAATGAAGAATTTGATCTTCATTCATGTATTCTTCACCTTTCTTTGGTTGATAAGGTGTAACACCGGCTAAATCCAGCAAACTTAGAGATGCCTTAGACATTGATAACTCCTAATGTAGTAAAGATTTTAACGACTTCCTGTCTTGTTGTTTTGATTGATTCTTATCGGCTAAAAAATAGCTGACATAAGAACCCTGTTTTTTAAGGGCGATATAAATAGCAGAACTTCACCTATTTAGCAAATAAATTTAGCTTAGAAATTTCAAATTTGCGATCGTGATCGCAAAAAACAGTATGTTTATTTGCTTATCTGTGAGGTTAAGGCTAGTTTGCCTTACTTTCTCGCTATAAATCATACTTAACATGAAAATCACGCTATTTCAGCTGTGCATGATGCTCATTGTCTCAGCCTTATCCTTGCTTGTTGTGCCAGATTTTTTACTGGTCACTTGGCAACAGGCAGGGTTGAGCATTTTAATGTTGGTTATGACCGCACTTTGTTTCCATTGGTTCAATTATTTTAAAGCCAGAAATTTTTGCATGAGCACTATCTTGTTTGTGATTACTTTGGCTTATGCGCATTCACCAGCTTTATCGTTATTGGGACAAGCAGAGAGAATTTCAAGTTTACCGAATAAAATCACTTTAGATCTTCACATTTCAGAAATTCTTCATCAGCAAGATTATCAAACATTGGTTGCAATAACGTCTTTATTTGATGGAAAAGCACAACAAA
The sequence above is a segment of the Haemophilus parainfluenzae genome. Coding sequences within it:
- the dksA gene encoding RNA polymerase-binding protein DksA; protein product: MSKASLSLLDLAGVTPYQPKKGEEYMNEDQILHFRKILTAWHEQIVEEASRTVAHMQDEASNFPDPADRATQEEEFSLELRNRDRERKLMKKIEYTLKKLDTDDFGYCDSCGEEIGIRRLEARPTADLCIDCKTLAEIREKQVAG